One window of Acidobacteriota bacterium genomic DNA carries:
- a CDS encoding DEAD/DEAH box helicase codes for MSISRDLSRTISATQRQRGEEYYRQGRADITDIAGDMVEARVRGTRRYLVVLEIDGDELLCECDCPYFQENVTPCKHVWSSVLAAERLELLASKKQLKRLVPIDSMGEGVQEIGELELDDEPLDGGAGAPRDAKPSPRTATLTPKQPKPARPKREAPPGWMKAVRALQEERAAQRRIQPSLLAPAEIQYVVDTRVSSAGGAMIVEMQHPAVPRRGPPAKPRRVVLRFSETPKLPDPLDRRILAMLQGGTETYGFGRHDPYAMVPNPFKVPADAALLFFREMCGTGRCLVRQGPEAEPSPLRLDEGEAWKFGIELRDATETTAEGAATACAVTGLLHRKEETMSVDQPDAVLVSGLVFTGATLARLDPAGAFPLLAMLRRDKRIVIPRDDVPRFIAEVIAANPELPMRLPPELRLAEVRMPPRPFIAIRRPQRTWGNDWLDADVSFGYEQETIAFGDPRAALFDEKGRRLILRDPAAEESAVAFLAATGFQRFRRYERATDLTFSLAPGRLGAAVAALVLAGWKVEAEGKLYRRASAFSAGIRSGIDWFELHGGADFDGACVPLPAILAALHRGERMIPLGDGTIGLLPEEWIRRYAPIAGMGEANGDHVRFSRTQALLLDALLAAEPETTCDAAFSRARKKLSDFAGVRPAPVPVGFRGRLRPYQKEGLGWLAFLREFGFGGCLADDMGLGKTIQVLAMLESRRTGRRGAAKKPSLVVAPRSVILNWQQEAARFTPGVRLLDHTGIERSRSTSALRSADLVLTSYGTLSRDIEVLRKIEFDYAILDESQAIKNSATLAAKAVRLLRAEHRLALSGTPIENHVGELFNLFDFLNPGMLGTASSGGAAASRSRRNLDEAARAVLARALRPVILRRTKAQVAPELPARTEQTLTCTLEGLQRRLYDEIRDHYRASLLARVQRDGLAKSKMHILEALLRLRQAACHPALIDPKRGGVGSAKLSLLFSQLDDVVEEGHKALVFSQFTSFLGIVLRSLALRGIPCAYLDGSMNPRDRDAAVRRFQEDPKCPVFLLSLKAGGVGLNLTAAEYVYLLDPWWNPAVEAQAIDRAHRIGQSRSVFAYRLVAEGTIEEKILALQARKRALVESLLGADGSVIRDLTREDLEALLG; via the coding sequence ATGTCGATCTCGCGCGATCTGAGCCGAACCATCAGCGCTACGCAGCGCCAACGCGGAGAGGAGTACTACCGCCAGGGGCGCGCGGACATCACGGACATCGCCGGGGACATGGTCGAGGCGCGCGTCCGTGGGACGCGGCGATACCTCGTCGTGCTCGAGATCGACGGCGACGAGCTTCTCTGCGAGTGCGACTGCCCCTACTTCCAAGAAAACGTCACGCCGTGCAAGCACGTTTGGTCGTCGGTCCTCGCGGCCGAGCGGCTCGAGCTCCTGGCGTCGAAGAAGCAGCTGAAACGCCTCGTGCCGATCGACTCGATGGGCGAGGGGGTCCAGGAGATCGGCGAGTTGGAACTCGACGACGAGCCGCTCGACGGCGGCGCGGGCGCGCCACGGGACGCGAAGCCATCGCCCCGCACGGCGACGTTGACTCCAAAGCAGCCGAAACCGGCGAGGCCGAAGCGGGAAGCGCCGCCCGGGTGGATGAAGGCGGTCCGGGCCCTGCAGGAAGAACGCGCCGCGCAGCGGCGCATCCAGCCGTCCCTTCTCGCGCCCGCCGAGATTCAGTACGTCGTCGACACGCGGGTGAGTTCCGCCGGCGGCGCAATGATCGTCGAGATGCAGCACCCCGCCGTGCCGCGCCGCGGACCTCCCGCGAAGCCCCGCCGCGTCGTCCTTCGCTTCTCGGAGACGCCGAAACTCCCCGATCCGCTGGATCGCCGCATCCTCGCGATGCTCCAGGGAGGGACGGAGACATATGGGTTCGGCCGCCATGATCCGTACGCGATGGTTCCGAACCCTTTCAAGGTCCCCGCCGACGCGGCGCTCCTCTTCTTTCGGGAGATGTGCGGCACCGGGCGGTGCCTCGTCCGGCAAGGACCCGAGGCCGAGCCCTCGCCGCTGCGCCTCGACGAAGGGGAAGCGTGGAAGTTCGGCATCGAGCTCCGCGACGCGACAGAGACCACCGCGGAGGGCGCTGCGACAGCCTGCGCCGTCACGGGCCTCCTGCACCGGAAGGAGGAGACGATGTCCGTGGACCAGCCCGACGCCGTCCTCGTCTCCGGCCTCGTCTTCACCGGCGCCACTCTCGCCCGCCTCGATCCCGCCGGGGCGTTCCCGCTTCTCGCGATGCTGCGCCGGGACAAGCGCATCGTGATCCCGCGGGACGATGTCCCACGTTTCATCGCGGAGGTCATCGCCGCCAACCCTGAACTGCCGATGCGCCTCCCACCGGAGCTGCGCCTCGCGGAGGTTCGCATGCCGCCGCGGCCGTTCATCGCGATCCGGCGGCCACAACGAACATGGGGGAATGACTGGCTGGACGCCGACGTCTCGTTCGGCTACGAACAGGAGACGATCGCTTTCGGCGATCCGCGCGCCGCGCTCTTCGACGAGAAGGGGCGTCGCCTCATCCTCCGCGATCCCGCGGCGGAGGAATCGGCCGTGGCGTTCCTGGCAGCGACCGGGTTCCAGAGGTTCAGGCGCTACGAGCGCGCAACGGATCTCACCTTCTCCCTCGCCCCGGGCCGCCTCGGCGCTGCCGTCGCCGCTCTCGTCCTAGCAGGGTGGAAGGTCGAGGCCGAGGGGAAGCTCTACCGTCGCGCCTCCGCCTTCAGCGCAGGCATCAGGTCCGGCATCGACTGGTTCGAGCTTCACGGCGGCGCCGACTTCGACGGCGCCTGCGTCCCCCTCCCGGCGATCCTCGCTGCGCTTCATCGCGGCGAGCGCATGATCCCGCTCGGCGACGGCACCATCGGCCTGCTTCCCGAGGAGTGGATCCGCCGCTACGCCCCGATCGCCGGGATGGGAGAGGCGAATGGAGACCACGTCCGCTTCTCGCGCACGCAGGCCCTCCTTCTCGACGCCCTCCTCGCCGCCGAGCCAGAGACGACGTGCGACGCCGCGTTCAGCCGCGCCCGAAAAAAGCTCTCCGATTTCGCCGGAGTTCGACCCGCCCCGGTCCCGGTGGGGTTCCGCGGCCGTCTCAGGCCCTATCAGAAGGAAGGGCTGGGATGGCTGGCGTTCCTTCGAGAGTTCGGGTTCGGCGGATGCCTGGCGGACGACATGGGCCTCGGCAAGACGATCCAGGTTCTCGCCATGCTCGAGTCGCGAAGGACCGGTCGGCGCGGCGCGGCGAAGAAGCCCTCCCTTGTCGTCGCGCCGCGCTCGGTGATCCTCAACTGGCAGCAGGAGGCCGCGCGCTTCACCCCGGGCGTTCGACTTCTCGATCACACGGGAATCGAACGCTCCCGCTCGACGTCGGCTCTTCGCTCGGCGGACCTCGTCCTCACGAGCTACGGCACGCTGAGCCGCGACATCGAGGTCCTGAGGAAAATCGAATTCGACTACGCGATCCTCGACGAATCCCAGGCGATCAAGAACTCCGCCACGCTGGCGGCGAAGGCAGTCCGGCTTCTCCGCGCGGAGCATCGGCTCGCCCTCTCCGGAACCCCGATCGAGAACCACGTCGGAGAGCTCTTCAACCTCTTCGACTTCCTCAATCCGGGGATGCTCGGGACGGCGTCATCCGGCGGTGCCGCGGCGTCGCGAAGCCGGCGGAATCTCGACGAGGCGGCGCGCGCCGTGCTGGCGCGAGCCCTGAGGCCGGTCATTCTCCGCCGGACGAAGGCCCAGGTGGCTCCCGAGCTCCCGGCGAGGACGGAGCAGACGCTCACGTGCACCCTCGAGGGATTGCAGCGGAGATTGTACGACGAGATCCGGGATCACTACCGGGCCTCGCTCCTCGCCCGCGTCCAGCGCGACGGCCTCGCGAAATCGAAGATGCACATCCTGGAGGCGCTCCTGAGGCTGCGTCAGGCCGCCTGCCATCCGGCGCTCATCGATCCGAAGCGAGGGGGGGTGGGGAGTGCGAAGCTCTCGCTCCTCTTCTCGCAGCTTGACGACGTCGTCGAGGAGGGGCACAAGGCGCTCGTCTTCTCCCAGTTCACCTCCTTCCTCGGCATCGTCCTCCGGAGTCTCGCTCTGCGGGGCATTCCATGCGCGTACCTCGACGGCTCGATGAACCCGCGCGATCGCGACGCGGCGGTGCGCCGCTTTCAGGAGGACCCGAAGTGCCCGGTCTTCCTTCTCTCGCTGAAGGCCGGCGGCGTCGGCCTCAACCTGACCGCCGCCGAGTACGTCTACCTTCTCGATCCCTGGTGGAACCCCGCGGTCGAGGCGCAGGCGATCGACCGCGCCCACCGGATCGGGCAGTCGCGCTCCGTCTTCGCCTACCGCCTCGTCGCCGAAGGGACGATCGAGGAGAAGATCCTGGCGCTCCAGGCGCGAAAGCGCGCACTCGTCGAGTCGCTTCTTGGGGCGGACGGGTCCGTCATCCGAGATCTGACGCGGGAGGATCTGGAGGCGCTGCTGGGGTGA
- a CDS encoding RES family NAD+ phosphorylase, which yields MDLLRKPAALHSPFFEDHLEWRLEFGAFFRRLAADKARPVLRDEDRREYIPTQLLADMVRSSGYDGIVYPSAMGPGHNIVLFDLDAGAPEPPRNLRVKRFAMTCEEIQASHVEIDDWPYDA from the coding sequence GTGGACTTGCTGAGAAAGCCGGCGGCCTTGCACAGTCCTTTCTTTGAGGACCATCTGGAGTGGCGCCTGGAATTCGGGGCATTCTTCCGGCGCTTGGCCGCCGACAAGGCCCGTCCCGTGCTGCGAGACGAGGATCGCAGGGAGTACATACCAACGCAGCTTCTGGCAGACATGGTTCGATCTTCCGGCTACGACGGCATCGTGTATCCGAGCGCGATGGGCCCAGGTCACAACATTGTCCTGTTTGATCTGGATGCGGGCGCGCCTGAGCCACCGAGGAATCTCCGTGTGAAACGCTTCGCGATGACGTGTGAGGAGATCCAGGCTTCCCACGTCGAGATCGACGATTGGCCCTACGACGCCTGA
- a CDS encoding HNH endonuclease, with protein sequence MSFAPAANIAVNDVAGSSASRRTPLDRRLGSALIGMRDGRHFRFLGFVRLADYVVERLGISSRTAQELMRVEEAISRLPLTAEAFESGGLTAGHVRLVTRAATPESEAYWVGAARRMGIRALAAVVSHRGDGDVDASENDASAEQIEIEAPVPIARLWRETIAFARRLLGWAAPAGECLEAVLAEFRSAEAIAGSGDEADVTARADLSGVGSTHPVEGVPGLEPLATRSAEKICLENARALDAELRRLVTERQRQEAVLAARLAAAGDARSHRFEGFASLEAYASERVGLSPRRLYYLLSLHRSLNRLPALREAFIDGRLTLKQTLFIGKVATPATAAAWIRRAEGITLRRLEDEIDFWSHLRETWSEVWELLAGGPLPDGLVLVPGRAPRLHASAPSVISDGTPVTAEALLRALESDAAATVPQRMCRIRMRVEPGVKTMWKATVARCRAAAGHDLMEWEVLLLAIDDFWKTWDNAETRRQRRENPTLERDGWRCTAPGCRSLGSGRLQEHHVVFRSEGGALRDPSNLTTLCVGHHLGLIHEAKMLCSGRAPDALRWEMGIERGVAPFLIFAGESRVGGAAGGL encoded by the coding sequence ATGAGCTTCGCGCCCGCAGCGAACATCGCCGTCAACGACGTCGCGGGCTCGTCCGCGAGCCGTCGCACTCCCCTCGACCGCCGCCTCGGATCGGCGCTCATCGGAATGCGGGATGGGCGCCACTTTCGGTTCCTCGGGTTCGTGAGGCTCGCGGACTACGTCGTCGAGCGGCTTGGCATCTCGAGCCGGACGGCTCAGGAGTTGATGCGCGTCGAGGAAGCGATCTCGCGTCTCCCGCTCACCGCCGAGGCGTTCGAGTCGGGAGGCCTGACGGCAGGACACGTCCGGCTCGTCACGCGGGCGGCCACTCCGGAGTCGGAGGCGTACTGGGTCGGCGCGGCCCGGAGGATGGGAATCCGCGCTCTCGCGGCCGTCGTCTCTCACCGTGGCGACGGCGACGTGGACGCTTCGGAGAACGACGCCTCAGCCGAGCAGATCGAAATTGAAGCGCCCGTGCCCATCGCGCGCCTCTGGCGCGAGACGATTGCTTTCGCGAGGCGACTCCTCGGATGGGCGGCTCCGGCGGGTGAATGTCTCGAGGCGGTGCTCGCGGAGTTCAGATCGGCCGAGGCGATCGCTGGGTCGGGTGACGAAGCCGACGTCACCGCGCGCGCAGATCTTTCAGGGGTGGGATCGACGCATCCCGTCGAGGGTGTCCCGGGGCTTGAACCCTTGGCCACGCGATCAGCCGAAAAGATCTGTCTCGAAAACGCCCGCGCTCTCGACGCCGAGCTCCGCCGTCTCGTCACCGAGCGCCAGCGGCAGGAGGCGGTTCTTGCGGCGCGCCTCGCCGCCGCCGGTGACGCGCGGAGCCATCGATTCGAGGGGTTCGCCTCGCTCGAGGCGTACGCCTCCGAACGGGTCGGCCTCTCCCCTCGCCGGCTCTACTACCTTCTCTCTCTGCACCGATCTCTGAATCGCCTCCCGGCTCTCCGCGAAGCGTTCATCGACGGCCGGCTGACCTTGAAGCAGACATTGTTCATTGGGAAGGTCGCGACGCCGGCGACGGCCGCCGCGTGGATACGGCGCGCGGAAGGGATTACGCTCCGGAGGCTCGAGGACGAGATCGACTTCTGGTCGCACCTTCGCGAGACGTGGTCCGAGGTGTGGGAGCTTCTCGCGGGCGGGCCCCTTCCCGATGGACTGGTGCTCGTTCCCGGCCGCGCGCCCCGACTGCACGCGTCTGCGCCGTCAGTCATCTCCGATGGAACGCCGGTGACGGCCGAGGCGCTTCTTCGCGCGCTCGAATCGGACGCGGCGGCGACGGTCCCGCAGCGGATGTGCCGGATCCGGATGCGCGTCGAGCCCGGCGTGAAGACGATGTGGAAGGCGACGGTCGCGCGATGCCGCGCCGCCGCCGGCCACGACTTGATGGAATGGGAAGTTCTCCTGCTCGCGATCGACGACTTCTGGAAGACCTGGGACAACGCCGAGACGCGGCGGCAGCGTCGCGAGAACCCGACTCTCGAACGCGACGGCTGGCGGTGCACCGCGCCGGGATGCCGCTCGCTCGGGTCGGGACGGCTCCAGGAGCACCACGTCGTCTTTCGATCCGAAGGGGGCGCACTCCGGGATCCGTCGAACCTGACGACCCTGTGCGTCGGCCATCATCTCGGCCTGATCCACGAGGCGAAGATGCTCTGCTCGGGGCGGGCCCCGGACGCGCTGCGATGGGAGATGGGGATCGAGCGCGGCGTCGCGCCGTTCCTGATCTTCGCCGGCGAGAGCCGGGTTGGCGGAGCGGCAGGTGGTCTTTGA
- a CDS encoding recombinase A, giving the protein MASQQVARIADRLLAQASPAWRRFPAVEGASRAGSRAEWRLAEMAGRLSEICGRGGSAALTLAFRAVLDAQRQQEIAAWVTGPRSCFFPPDAAAAGVDLDALAVARVPDAPAIGRAADHLARSGAFGLVVLDVGSAEVPTPMLSRLLGLAQKHGTAILFLTEKPARAPSLSSLVSLRGEASRSRIKEGRAEGGGSEGGRFRCELHIVKDKRRARAWSHAEVCRGPAGLR; this is encoded by the coding sequence GTGGCCAGCCAGCAGGTCGCTCGGATCGCAGATCGGCTGCTGGCTCAGGCGTCGCCGGCGTGGCGGCGGTTCCCCGCGGTCGAGGGGGCGTCGCGCGCAGGGTCGCGCGCCGAATGGCGCCTCGCGGAGATGGCGGGGAGGCTCTCTGAGATCTGCGGCCGGGGGGGGAGCGCGGCGCTGACGCTCGCCTTCCGCGCGGTCCTCGACGCGCAGCGGCAGCAGGAGATCGCCGCGTGGGTCACGGGCCCCCGGAGCTGCTTCTTCCCTCCCGACGCCGCGGCGGCAGGGGTCGATCTCGACGCGCTGGCGGTGGCGCGCGTTCCCGACGCTCCGGCAATCGGCCGGGCCGCCGATCATCTCGCGCGCTCGGGAGCTTTCGGCCTCGTCGTCCTCGACGTGGGGAGCGCCGAAGTTCCGACGCCGATGCTGTCGCGGCTCCTCGGCCTCGCGCAGAAGCACGGCACGGCGATCCTCTTCCTCACCGAGAAGCCGGCGCGCGCCCCTTCCCTGAGCTCCCTCGTCTCGCTCCGGGGGGAGGCGTCGCGAAGCCGAATCAAGGAGGGCCGGGCCGAGGGGGGCGGAAGTGAGGGGGGGCGCTTCCGCTGCGAGCTTCACATCGTGAAGGACAAGCGTCGGGCGCGCGCCTGGTCGCACGCCGAGGTGTGCCGTGGACCGGCTGGCCTGCGTTGA
- a CDS encoding DNA polymerase Y family protein, which yields MDRLACVDLPAFPLQLLLREHPDWTDRPAAVVNEDRSLGVILWANERAHRAGILPGLRYAAGLALAADLRAGVIPAAAIESGVAFVADRLRRFTPRVEPRADEPGVLWLDASGLDRLYPSLAAWAGEIRDDLRGAGFLSKVVAGFSRLGSYAVAKSIGAGTIAVFRDPGGEAAAARRVPLARVHLPGAARDALDRLGVRTIGDLLKLPPRGLLKRFGPEVHELHRAASGEPDLPIQPRPADEPLAARLDLDEPEIDLASLMFLVKQIVDPLLASLAARGAALSELSLRLDLERGAGVVETIRPAEPTLDAPQILGLARLRLEAARMESAVTSIAVTARETRATREQLDLFAQQTRRDPAAAARAFARVRAAFGDGSMVRARLREGHLPEASFTWEPLDRLPPRKLSGAWDAAGAGATAVTKAAARSWAADTEAGSRSWAVADTSTQADATAAAVTSTGPQADATAAADTSTGSLIRRLEAQPIPLPPRSAREPDGWLVRGAEAGPVIRLSGPYLLSGAWWRSEIRRDYYFAELKDGQVLWIFYDRRRRRWFLHGRVE from the coding sequence GTGGACCGGCTGGCCTGCGTTGATCTTCCCGCTTTCCCGTTGCAGCTCCTCCTGCGCGAGCACCCCGACTGGACCGATCGGCCGGCGGCGGTCGTGAACGAGGATCGCTCCCTCGGCGTCATCCTCTGGGCGAACGAGCGCGCGCACCGCGCCGGCATCCTCCCCGGCCTGCGCTACGCGGCGGGGCTGGCCCTCGCCGCAGATCTCCGCGCCGGCGTGATCCCGGCGGCGGCGATCGAGAGCGGGGTCGCCTTCGTCGCGGATCGTCTGCGCCGCTTCACACCGCGCGTCGAGCCGCGCGCCGACGAGCCGGGGGTCCTCTGGCTCGACGCGTCGGGGCTCGATCGCCTCTACCCCTCCCTCGCCGCGTGGGCCGGAGAGATCCGGGACGATCTGCGGGGCGCGGGATTCCTCTCGAAGGTCGTCGCCGGCTTCAGCCGGCTCGGCAGCTACGCCGTCGCGAAGTCGATCGGCGCGGGGACGATCGCGGTCTTCCGCGATCCCGGCGGGGAGGCGGCCGCGGCGAGGCGGGTCCCGCTCGCGCGCGTCCATCTCCCCGGGGCGGCGCGCGACGCCCTCGATCGGCTCGGCGTGCGGACGATCGGCGATCTATTGAAGCTCCCGCCCCGGGGGCTCCTCAAGCGCTTCGGCCCCGAGGTCCACGAGCTTCACCGCGCCGCCTCGGGGGAGCCCGACCTCCCGATCCAGCCCCGCCCGGCCGACGAGCCCCTCGCCGCGCGGCTCGATCTCGACGAGCCCGAGATCGACCTCGCGAGCCTGATGTTCCTCGTCAAGCAGATCGTCGATCCCCTCCTCGCCTCCCTCGCGGCGCGGGGAGCCGCCCTCTCGGAGCTCTCCCTCCGCCTCGACCTCGAGCGGGGCGCCGGCGTCGTCGAGACGATCCGCCCCGCCGAGCCGACGCTCGACGCGCCGCAGATCCTAGGCCTCGCCCGCCTGAGGCTCGAGGCGGCGCGGATGGAGTCGGCCGTGACGTCGATCGCGGTCACGGCGCGCGAGACCCGGGCGACGCGCGAGCAGCTCGATCTCTTCGCGCAGCAGACGCGCCGCGACCCGGCCGCCGCGGCCCGCGCCTTCGCCCGCGTGCGCGCCGCCTTCGGGGATGGCTCCATGGTGCGCGCGCGGCTCCGGGAGGGACATCTGCCGGAGGCGAGCTTCACGTGGGAGCCCCTCGATCGCCTGCCGCCTCGGAAGCTTTCGGGGGCCTGGGACGCGGCGGGCGCGGGCGCGACGGCGGTTACGAAAGCGGCGGCGCGATCCTGGGCAGCGGATACGGAAGCGGGGTCGCGATCCTGGGCGGTGGCGGATACGAGCACCCAAGCGGACGCGACAGCGGCCGCGGTAACAAGCACGGGCCCCCAAGCGGACGCGACAGCGGCCGCGGACACAAGCACGGGATCGCTCATTCGCCGCCTCGAGGCGCAGCCGATTCCGCTGCCGCCGCGATCGGCGCGCGAGCCCGACGGCTGGCTCGTCCGCGGCGCGGAAGCCGGCCCCGTCATCCGCCTCTCCGGGCCGTACCTCCTCTCGGGGGCGTGGTGGCGATCCGAGATCCGGCGCGACTACTACTTCGCCGAGCTGAAGGACGGCCAGGTCCTCTGGATCTTCTACGACCGCCGGCGCCGCCGCTGGTTCCTCCACGGGCGGGTGGAGTAG